A genomic stretch from Pseudomonadota bacterium includes:
- a CDS encoding LysR family transcriptional regulator, which yields MEIMKICFRIWLDNDGRAFGEGSYRLLKAIQRTGSLNHASTEMGMSYRKAWDVLNVTEKRLGFELVERKTGGKSGGGTALTSEGRAFVNQYEQLRQEASEALDSLYHKYFPEPETDATGASKKDPDEVTTFAE from the coding sequence ATGGAAATCATGAAGATTTGTTTCAGGATATGGCTTGACAATGACGGGAGAGCGTTTGGCGAAGGATCTTATCGCCTCTTGAAAGCCATTCAGAGGACGGGGTCGCTCAATCATGCGAGTACGGAAATGGGAATGTCCTATCGGAAAGCATGGGACGTTCTCAACGTAACCGAAAAAAGACTCGGGTTTGAGCTCGTAGAAAGAAAAACTGGTGGTAAGTCGGGGGGAGGTACAGCTCTGACTTCTGAAGGCCGTGCTTTTGTAAACCAATACGAGCAACTCCGGCAGGAGGCAAGCGAAGCATTGGATAGCCTGTACCATAAGTACTTTCCAGAGCCGGAGACCGATGCAACGGGGGCGTCAAAAAAAGACCCTGATGAAGTAACCACATTTGCCGAATAA
- a CDS encoding FAD-dependent oxidoreductase, translated as MRLVVIGSGIASHAACRYALEISHNIEIIVISKDPLPLYSPCLLPYYVAGEISRDRLFIRGDYSPAMEHVSFMTDTKIVEIDPPRKLLILNQGTFSYDRLILALGGHGLTPPFTGIHLPGVFQFKTLNDVDSLMKWPGKRVVVVGSGPIGVEAAVALNMRGMKVCLIELANRLLPAILDDYPASIVQSMLTEAGIEVMVGERVQSLAGKDRVEAVLTTKSRIPADMVVFAVGVSPSIDIAEKAGVKIGKTGGIATDISLKTSDPSIWACGDCIESRDLVTGLPVLNMLWPNAVAQGSVAGINAVGGKKLYHGSFSFIVVNMFNTFVFSFGPTSQSMADCTATEIKSSKGYIRLLTKDMQLIGAQIISDDSWTGITSAILNHDRGLLLPNNLKRSLIFQAPRMLKLMRAISNPAN; from the coding sequence TTGAGGCTTGTCGTTATTGGAAGCGGTATAGCCAGTCATGCTGCCTGTCGCTATGCATTGGAAATCTCGCATAATATTGAAATCATCGTGATCTCGAAGGATCCGCTTCCCCTGTACTCGCCTTGTCTTCTTCCTTACTATGTAGCCGGAGAAATTTCACGAGACCGCCTTTTCATCCGAGGGGATTACAGTCCGGCAATGGAACATGTCTCGTTTATGACGGACACAAAGATCGTTGAGATAGACCCACCAAGGAAATTATTGATTCTCAATCAAGGCACTTTCTCTTACGACCGCCTCATTTTGGCCCTTGGCGGCCATGGACTTACCCCGCCATTCACGGGAATCCATCTCCCGGGAGTGTTCCAGTTTAAGACATTAAATGACGTAGATAGTCTGATGAAGTGGCCGGGTAAAAGAGTTGTTGTAGTGGGGTCAGGGCCAATCGGGGTAGAGGCAGCCGTTGCCCTTAACATGCGGGGGATGAAGGTCTGCCTCATAGAGTTGGCAAACCGACTGTTACCTGCCATTCTTGATGATTACCCGGCAAGCATTGTTCAGAGTATGCTTACTGAAGCCGGAATAGAAGTCATGGTGGGAGAGCGGGTGCAGAGTCTGGCAGGAAAGGATCGGGTAGAGGCCGTATTAACAACCAAGAGCAGAATTCCGGCAGATATGGTAGTATTCGCTGTCGGTGTTAGTCCTTCCATAGATATTGCGGAGAAGGCTGGAGTTAAGATCGGGAAGACGGGGGGCATTGCCACCGATATCTCACTCAAGACCAGTGATCCAAGTATCTGGGCCTGTGGCGACTGTATAGAATCACGCGACCTTGTTACAGGGCTGCCTGTGCTCAATATGCTCTGGCCCAACGCTGTTGCGCAAGGCTCAGTTGCCGGAATTAATGCTGTCGGAGGAAAAAAACTTTATCATGGCAGCTTCTCTTTTATTGTTGTCAACATGTTCAATACTTTTGTCTTTTCTTTTGGGCCCACTTCGCAATCCATGGCGGATTGTACGGCTACCGAAATAAAATCCTCAAAAGGATATATTCGTTTACTGACAAAAGATATGCAATTAATTGGAGCACAGATCATTAGCGACGATTCATGGACCGGCATAACCTCGGCCATTCTCAATCATGACAGAGGCCTGTTATTACCGAATAACCTTAAGAGGAGCCTCATCTTTCAAGCCCCTCGTATGCTAAAACTGATGAGGGCAATAAGTAATCCAGCCAATTAG
- a CDS encoding 4Fe-4S dicluster domain-containing protein: MMEKKVLVFDPYLCTGCMHCMTTCATHNEGRTSLSRARLQIIRHEGHALTRMDEEDELIFALVGCQQCEEPICSIVCPVAAIGRDNTTGAMTIDRTMCVGCRTCLMACYFGAISFNQGEKTVFKCELCGGDPQCVRFCQPGALKFVPVEQASLDKRMKTARKMMKGMLERSEP, from the coding sequence ATGATGGAAAAGAAGGTCCTCGTTTTCGATCCCTACTTGTGCACAGGATGTATGCACTGCATGACAACCTGTGCCACTCACAATGAAGGGCGAACAAGCTTATCAAGGGCCCGCCTTCAGATCATCCGGCATGAAGGACACGCTCTCACCAGAATGGATGAGGAGGATGAACTTATTTTCGCACTCGTCGGCTGTCAGCAGTGTGAAGAGCCGATCTGTTCCATTGTATGCCCTGTTGCAGCAATCGGAAGAGATAATACAACAGGCGCGATGACCATTGATCGGACAATGTGCGTCGGGTGTCGAACGTGCCTTATGGCCTGTTACTTCGGCGCAATCTCTTTCAATCAGGGAGAAAAAACAGTATTCAAATGCGAGCTTTGCGGGGGAGATCCGCAATGTGTAAGGTTCTGTCAGCCAGGAGCCTTGAAATTTGTTCCGGTCGAACAAGCCTCCTTGGATAAGAGGATGAAGACTGCAAGAAAAATGATGAAAGGCATGTTAGAACGGAGCGAACCATGA